The DNA window ACTTCATCTAATACCGGACCAATGGCCGTTATAGGAGACCGAAGGCTGCCGGATATCAAAATAACAACTAAAACATTCATCAACAATAAAAAAAATGAAACTCCTTTTCCTGCTGTGTACTTCATTGGAATAAATTTAAATACAAAAGTAATTAGGTAATTTTATTTATATTTACCATAATGTTAATGTAGAACGACATGAACAATGAGCAATATCCTTTTAATGTAGACAAGGTCGAAAAACCTTATTTAGTATGTTTTGAAGATAGCTGGGTTCATAATGATGAACTTCATTCCCACAATAAAGGTCAGCTGATCTATGTGGAAAGCGGCTTTCAGTATCTTACTGTTGAGGAGAAAATTTATCTTTTACCTAAAAATCATGCTGCATGGATACCTTCCAATTGTATTCACAAAACCAATTGGGGCTCGAAGAAGATTAAACTAATGATTATGTTTTTTGATCTCGAAAAAGAAGCTCCATTTTATAATGAAATCAGTGTCTTTCTTGTTCCTCCTGTTCTAAAAGAAATGATCAAATATGCTGAAAAATGGTCTAAAAAGTTACGTGAAGATCCTAACGAAACATTATTTTTAGGAACCTTACTCAATGAACTGCCACAGTTTGTCGTTCGTTCCCAGCAATTGTATATTACCCCCCCGGCAGATAAGAGACTCAGCAATGCCACTGCTTAT is part of the Chryseobacterium lactis genome and encodes:
- a CDS encoding helix-turn-helix domain-containing protein, encoding MNNEQYPFNVDKVEKPYLVCFEDSWVHNDELHSHNKGQLIYVESGFQYLTVEEKIYLLPKNHAAWIPSNCIHKTNWGSKKIKLMIMFFDLEKEAPFYNEISVFLVPPVLKEMIKYAEKWSKKLREDPNETLFLGTLLNELPQFVVRSQQLYITPPADKRLSNATAYLHEHYAENLAMEDLSQIAALSIRTVERIFKKQTGLTLSKYQQLLRILKSIELLNEQELTISEIAFRVGYKSLQAYTNSFFSVMQYRPSEFLKKLGGIVSSQPDSIQ